Proteins from one Panicum virgatum strain AP13 chromosome 7K, P.virgatum_v5, whole genome shotgun sequence genomic window:
- the LOC120640574 gene encoding putative B3 domain-containing protein REM15 isoform X1 — translation MNRPVYKVGPPSWIKKEISGCTLWKRLTIAGTFCKAIGLIWRTSEVTLRTTADKDHGHRSWQVGFLFYENRNSGELTRGWRRFCTDNMIKEGDICTFNIIETALWHVDITCHCEDQGTISNELERSDKTPLSDTEKEDVPSSSRKCKCEDKKPDGEENSKRTKGPTTSLNEAPSSIVYEIGPPSWLKREISAHILSAKLYVPRNFYKAIGLNRSSEITLRTTTNEDHGLRSWQVHFLVYRNRGTLTRGWRTFWADNMIKEGDICTFNVIETTLWHVDITRHREDQGTISNELEKNDKMTLSDMEKEDVPSSSRKRKCEDKKPDGEENSKRTKGPTTSLNKAPASIVYDIGPQSLFKTEISAYILSLHLSVPRNFWKATGLCRTSNITLRTTANEDHGLRSWQVRFLVSGNHGMLTRGWRTFLVDNRIKEGDICTFKIIKTTLRHVDIMRHG, via the exons ATGAATAGGCCAGTCTATAAGGTTGGACCACCATCCTGGATAAAGAAGGAGATCAGCGGCTGTACACTTTGGAAACGCCTT ACGATTGCAGGGACCTTCTGCAAGGCGATCGGGCTAATTTGGAGGACGTCCGAGGTCACGCTCAGGACAACGGCGGACAAGGATCATGGCCACAGGTCATGGCAGGTGGGCTTTCTGTTCTACGAGAATCGCAATTCCGGCGAGCTCACTCGGGGTTGGAGGAGGTTCTGCACGGACAACATGATCAAGGAAGGAGACATCTGCACCTTCAACATCATCGAGACCGCATTGTGGCACGTCGACATCACGTGTCATTGTGAGGACCAGGGCACCATTAGCAATGAGCTAGAGCGGAGTGATAAAACGC CATTATCAGATACGGAAAAGGAAGATGTTCCATCTTCCAGTAGGAAATGCAAGTGCGAGGACAAGAAGCCAGACGGTGAAGAGAATTCCAAGAGGACGAAAGGTCCTACAACTTCATTGAATGAGGCCCCATCATCAATTGTCTACGAGATTGGACCACCATCCTGGTTGAAGAGGGAGATCAGCGCCCATATACTCTCGGCTAAACTG TATGTTCCGAGAAATTTCTACAAGGCGATCGGGCTCAACAGGTCCTCTGAGATCACACTCAGGACTACGACGAATGAGGATCATGGCCTCAGGTCATGGCAGGTGCACTTCTTGGTGTATCGGAATCGTGGCACGCTCACTCGGGGCTGGAGGACGTTCTGGGCGGACAACATGATCAAGGAAGGAGATATCTGCACCTTCAACGTCATCGAGACCACATTGTGGCACGTCGACATCACGCGTCATCGCGAGGACCAGGGCACCATTAGCAATGAGCTAGAGAAGAATGATAAAATGA CATTATCAGATATGGAAAAGGAAGATGTTCCATCTTCCAGTAGGAAACGCAAGTGCGAGGACAAGAAGCCAGACGGTGAAGAGAATTCCAAGAGGACGAAAGGTCCTACAACTTCATTGAATAAGGCCCCAGCATCAATTGTCTACGATATCGGACCACAATCCTTGTTCAAGACGGAGATCAGCGCCTATATACTCTCGCTACACTTG TCTGTTCCGAGGAATTTCTGGAAGGCGACCGGGCTCTGCAGGACCTCTAATATCACGCTCAGGACTACGGCGAATGAGGATCATGGCCTCAGGTCATGGCAGGTGCGCTTCTTGGTGTCTGGGAATCATGGCATGCTCACTCGGGGCTGGAGGACGTTCTTGGTGGACAACAGGATCAAGGAAGGTGACATCTGCACCTTCAAAATCATCAAAACCACGCTGCGGCACGTCGACATCATGCGCCACGGCTAA
- the LOC120640575 gene encoding putative B3 domain-containing protein Os04g0347400, translating into MGSSSGNRGAIAISRHLKVLLPSSTSHKLRISDELARHWDGGAGGTALVVSPLGKVWRVQVARDAGGAFLGRGWPEFAAAHGFGAGCFLVFRHEPGGGVLTVKAFDTTCCFREFSRPITAANHGGGSHRPQFINVLLPPSMEKMGIPPKFVKNYISEVEMGSSVTVLLSPLSKFCHVTVGKDQSSGVWA; encoded by the exons ATGGGATCGTCGTCCGGCAACCGTGGCGCCATTGCCATTTCCAGGCATCTCAAGGTCCTGCTGCCATCTTCCACCTCCCACAAGCTG CGCATCTCCGACGAGCTCGCTCGGCActgggacggcggcgccgggggcaCGGCGCTCGTGGTCAGCCCGCTGGGCAAGGTCTGGCGCGTCCAGGTCGCccgggacgccggcggcgcgttCCTGGGGCGCGGGTGGCCCGagttcgccgccgcgcacggctTCGGCGCCGGCTGCTTCCTCGTGTTCCGGCACGAAcctggcggcggcgtgctgACCGTCAAGGCCTTCGACACCACCTGCTGCTTCCGAGAGTTCAGCCGCCCAATCACTG CTGCAAACCACGGCGGCGGTTCTCACAGGCCGCAGTTCATCAATGtgcttctccctccctccatgGAAAAGATG GGCATCCCTCCCAAATTTGTCAAGAACTACATCTCTGAAGTCGAGATGGGAAGCTCGGTTACCGTCCTCCTCAGCCCGCTGTCCAAATTCTGTCATGTTACTGTCGGGAAGGATCAATCATCAG GTGTTTGGGCCTGA
- the LOC120640574 gene encoding putative B3 domain-containing protein REM15 isoform X2 codes for MNRPVYKVGPPSWIKKEISGCTLWKRLTIAGTFCKAIGLIWRTSEVTLRTTADKDHGHRSWQVGFLFYENRNSGELTRGWRRFCTDNMIKEGDICTFNIIETALWHVDITCHSLSDTEKEDVPSSSRKCKCEDKKPDGEENSKRTKGPTTSLNEAPSSIVYEIGPPSWLKREISAHILSAKLYVPRNFYKAIGLNRSSEITLRTTTNEDHGLRSWQVHFLVYRNRGTLTRGWRTFWADNMIKEGDICTFNVIETTLWHVDITRHREDQGTISNELEKNDKMTLSDMEKEDVPSSSRKRKCEDKKPDGEENSKRTKGPTTSLNKAPASIVYDIGPQSLFKTEISAYILSLHLSVPRNFWKATGLCRTSNITLRTTANEDHGLRSWQVRFLVSGNHGMLTRGWRTFLVDNRIKEGDICTFKIIKTTLRHVDIMRHG; via the exons ATGAATAGGCCAGTCTATAAGGTTGGACCACCATCCTGGATAAAGAAGGAGATCAGCGGCTGTACACTTTGGAAACGCCTT ACGATTGCAGGGACCTTCTGCAAGGCGATCGGGCTAATTTGGAGGACGTCCGAGGTCACGCTCAGGACAACGGCGGACAAGGATCATGGCCACAGGTCATGGCAGGTGGGCTTTCTGTTCTACGAGAATCGCAATTCCGGCGAGCTCACTCGGGGTTGGAGGAGGTTCTGCACGGACAACATGATCAAGGAAGGAGACATCTGCACCTTCAACATCATCGAGACCGCATTGTGGCACGTCGACATCACGTGTCATT CATTATCAGATACGGAAAAGGAAGATGTTCCATCTTCCAGTAGGAAATGCAAGTGCGAGGACAAGAAGCCAGACGGTGAAGAGAATTCCAAGAGGACGAAAGGTCCTACAACTTCATTGAATGAGGCCCCATCATCAATTGTCTACGAGATTGGACCACCATCCTGGTTGAAGAGGGAGATCAGCGCCCATATACTCTCGGCTAAACTG TATGTTCCGAGAAATTTCTACAAGGCGATCGGGCTCAACAGGTCCTCTGAGATCACACTCAGGACTACGACGAATGAGGATCATGGCCTCAGGTCATGGCAGGTGCACTTCTTGGTGTATCGGAATCGTGGCACGCTCACTCGGGGCTGGAGGACGTTCTGGGCGGACAACATGATCAAGGAAGGAGATATCTGCACCTTCAACGTCATCGAGACCACATTGTGGCACGTCGACATCACGCGTCATCGCGAGGACCAGGGCACCATTAGCAATGAGCTAGAGAAGAATGATAAAATGA CATTATCAGATATGGAAAAGGAAGATGTTCCATCTTCCAGTAGGAAACGCAAGTGCGAGGACAAGAAGCCAGACGGTGAAGAGAATTCCAAGAGGACGAAAGGTCCTACAACTTCATTGAATAAGGCCCCAGCATCAATTGTCTACGATATCGGACCACAATCCTTGTTCAAGACGGAGATCAGCGCCTATATACTCTCGCTACACTTG TCTGTTCCGAGGAATTTCTGGAAGGCGACCGGGCTCTGCAGGACCTCTAATATCACGCTCAGGACTACGGCGAATGAGGATCATGGCCTCAGGTCATGGCAGGTGCGCTTCTTGGTGTCTGGGAATCATGGCATGCTCACTCGGGGCTGGAGGACGTTCTTGGTGGACAACAGGATCAAGGAAGGTGACATCTGCACCTTCAAAATCATCAAAACCACGCTGCGGCACGTCGACATCATGCGCCACGGCTAA